In Nitrospirota bacterium, one DNA window encodes the following:
- a CDS encoding (Fe-S)-binding protein, giving the protein MNNGKDVRSYKAQKVIDRMGQKLSRQIVGSLTACVHCGMCTDSCHYVLANPGDPTYAPAYKADLIRKLFKHHYDWTGKVFPKWVKAGSVYTDQELEELKDTVFGKCTNCRRCTINCPMGVDLATFNRMARGLLCHVGIMPEGVEYVAKEQWEIGNQMGVLKEDFIGTIEWQEEELQEEMQDPTAKIPIDKMNADIVYTVNPREVKHDPRSILDAAKIFYMAGENYTMPSEGWDMTNFGLFNGDDDLGGAVAARVYDNVRELKGKKLVMSECGHGYRSTRCEGPNWAKQDIEFEAESSVITMLRYIKEGKIKVDKTKNPGSYTFHDSCNNARSCGLTEEPRELLSLVVEDFREMYPNRAENYCCTGGGGAMSMSEYKSRRLKSGKVKAEQLSATGAKVVVTSCHNCVDGLTDIIGHYNVGMGVTQLVNLVANALVVDDRISENAMKYAGEEAVTA; this is encoded by the coding sequence ATGAATAATGGAAAGGATGTAAGATCTTACAAGGCGCAAAAAGTGATAGACCGCATGGGGCAGAAACTGTCGCGCCAGATCGTCGGCTCTCTGACAGCTTGCGTGCATTGCGGAATGTGCACGGACTCCTGCCACTATGTGCTTGCGAATCCGGGAGACCCTACTTATGCTCCTGCGTATAAGGCTGACCTGATAAGGAAGCTTTTTAAACACCACTATGACTGGACAGGAAAGGTCTTCCCGAAATGGGTAAAAGCAGGAAGCGTCTACACCGACCAGGAACTGGAAGAACTGAAAGACACGGTATTCGGCAAATGCACAAACTGCAGAAGATGCACGATCAACTGCCCGATGGGTGTTGACCTTGCGACCTTCAACCGTATGGCGCGCGGGCTTCTCTGCCACGTCGGCATCATGCCCGAGGGTGTAGAGTATGTGGCAAAGGAACAGTGGGAGATCGGAAACCAGATGGGCGTATTGAAAGAAGATTTTATCGGGACGATTGAGTGGCAGGAGGAAGAGCTGCAGGAAGAGATGCAGGACCCCACAGCTAAAATACCGATCGACAAGATGAACGCCGACATAGTCTATACCGTTAACCCTCGTGAAGTAAAACATGACCCGAGGTCGATACTTGATGCCGCAAAGATCTTTTACATGGCCGGAGAAAACTATACCATGCCGAGCGAAGGATGGGACATGACAAACTTCGGCCTCTTCAACGGCGATGATGACCTGGGCGGCGCTGTCGCAGCCAGGGTATATGACAACGTGAGAGAACTGAAGGGCAAGAAACTGGTTATGTCAGAGTGCGGACACGGTTACCGTTCAACAAGGTGCGAAGGGCCTAACTGGGCAAAACAGGACATTGAATTTGAAGCTGAAAGTTCAGTCATTACCATGCTGAGATACATTAAAGAAGGAAAGATAAAAGTTGACAAAACTAAAAATCCGGGAAGCTATACCTTCCACGATTCCTGCAACAACGCAAGGAGCTGCGGACTGACCGAAGAGCCGCGTGAACTGCTCAGCCTTGTGGTCGAAGATTTCAGGGAGATGTATCCGAACCGCGCTGAGAATTATTGCTGTACCGGCGGCGGCGGCGCTATGTCAATGTCTGAATACAAGTCAAGAAGGCTGAAGTCCGGAAAGGTGAAAGCAGAACAGCTCAGTGCAACAGGGGCAAAAGTCGTGGTCACATCCTGCCATAACTGCGTGGACGGATTAACAGATATCATCGGACACTATAATGTGGGAATGGGCGTTACACAGCTTGTGAACCTTGTGGCGAATGCGCTTGTCGTGGATGACAGGATCAGTGAGAATGCCATGAAGTATGCAGGCGAAGAGGCAGTGACAGCATAA
- the hisA gene encoding 1-(5-phosphoribosyl)-5-[(5-phosphoribosylamino)methylideneamino]imidazole-4-carboxamide isomerase, with protein sequence MIIIPAIDLKDGKCVRLLQGKKEEVTVYSDDPASMAKHWADQGAELLHVVDLDGAFTGVQKNLDKIVAIRKAINIPIEVGGGIRDIETIKKLIDLGIDRTIIGTSAINPEFIINACKKFPDKVIAGIDAKDGKVALKGWVEVTGLDALTFAKQMESNGVAGIIYTDISRDGMLTGPNIDAMAKMAENVHIPVIASGGVSKLADIGSLANIKNLWGVITGKALYEGTMKLDEAIALAKVNN encoded by the coding sequence ATGATTATTATTCCCGCGATAGACCTTAAGGACGGCAAATGTGTCCGTCTCCTGCAAGGCAAAAAAGAAGAGGTCACTGTCTATTCTGATGACCCTGCCTCAATGGCAAAGCACTGGGCAGACCAGGGCGCTGAACTGCTTCATGTAGTTGACCTTGACGGCGCATTCACAGGAGTTCAGAAGAACCTTGATAAGATCGTTGCGATAAGAAAAGCTATCAACATCCCCATTGAAGTCGGCGGAGGTATAAGGGATATTGAAACGATAAAGAAACTCATTGACCTTGGAATCGACAGGACTATCATAGGCACTTCTGCTATAAATCCAGAATTCATAATCAATGCATGCAAAAAATTCCCTGATAAAGTAATTGCCGGGATCGACGCGAAAGACGGCAAGGTCGCTCTCAAAGGCTGGGTTGAGGTCACTGGCCTTGATGCTCTGACCTTTGCAAAACAGATGGAATCCAACGGAGTCGCAGGGATCATTTATACCGACATCTCAAGAGACGGCATGCTGACCGGGCCTAATATCGATGCGATGGCTAAAATGGCAGAGAACGTCCATATCCCGGTTATCGCGTCAGGCGGTGTATCCAAACTTGCTGATATAGGAAGCCTCGCAAACATAAAGAACCTTTGGGGTGTGATAACAGGCAAGGCTCTGTATGAAGGCACTATGAAATTAGATGAAGCTATCGCCTTGGCAAAGGTAAATAATTAA
- the hisF gene encoding imidazole glycerol phosphate synthase subunit HisF, which produces MLAKRIIPCLDVKDGRVVKGVNFQNLVDAGDPVENAKFYDEQGADELVFLDITASHEKRKTILDVVARTANDVFMPLTVGGGIKTIEDIRDLLNAGCDKVSLNTTAVRDPYFIKKASERFGSQCIVVAVDSKRVIPNMEFEPDEPWLNWLSDPFLSEVKLTPPSPPLSKEGVWALSTHGGRKMRRLDAIKFARKMEQLGAGEILLTSMDRDGTKIGFDIELTRKIAEAVSIPVVASGGVGTLEHMREGLVEGKADAALAASIFHYREFSIKETKEYLKSKGVPVRL; this is translated from the coding sequence ATGTTAGCCAAGAGAATCATCCCATGTCTTGATGTCAAAGACGGCAGAGTGGTCAAGGGAGTTAACTTCCAAAACCTCGTTGATGCAGGTGACCCTGTTGAGAACGCAAAGTTCTATGACGAGCAGGGAGCGGATGAACTTGTATTCCTCGACATAACAGCCTCTCATGAAAAACGCAAAACAATCCTTGATGTCGTAGCACGGACAGCAAATGATGTCTTTATGCCTTTGACTGTCGGCGGCGGGATAAAGACAATAGAAGATATCAGAGACCTTCTCAACGCAGGCTGCGATAAGGTATCGCTAAATACAACAGCTGTTCGCGATCCGTATTTCATCAAAAAGGCGTCAGAGAGATTCGGCAGCCAGTGCATCGTTGTGGCGGTCGATTCTAAAAGGGTCATACCGAATATGGAGTTCGAGCCTGATGAACCATGGCTTAACTGGCTGAGTGATCCATTCTTGAGTGAGGTAAAACTTACCCCCCCTTCGCCCCCCCTTAGTAAGGAGGGGGTATGGGCATTATCAACTCACGGAGGCAGAAAGATGAGGCGGCTTGACGCGATCAAGTTTGCAAGAAAGATGGAGCAGCTCGGCGCAGGCGAGATACTTCTTACAAGTATGGACAGAGACGGAACCAAGATCGGTTTTGATATTGAACTTACGAGGAAAATTGCTGAAGCTGTTTCAATCCCTGTTGTCGCATCCGGAGGCGTGGGCACGCTTGAGCACATGCGTGAAGGGCTTGTTGAAGGCAAAGCAGACGCGGCGCTTGCAGCGTCAATATTTCACTACAGGGAATTTTCTATAAAAGAGACAAAGGAATACTTGAAATCAAAAGGCGTTCCGGTCAGGCTTTAA
- a CDS encoding CopG family transcriptional regulator, translating into MRTVLSVSLPENISKELDKFAKNTGRNKSDIMKESLSLFLWEMKLRAVQKKLGPKAKKLGIVSEEDVFKAIS; encoded by the coding sequence ATGAGAACAGTCTTATCCGTGAGTCTTCCTGAGAACATATCCAAGGAACTCGATAAATTTGCAAAGAACACAGGACGGAACAAGAGCGATATCATGAAGGAATCCTTGAGCCTGTTTCTATGGGAAATGAAGCTCCGTGCAGTACAGAAGAAGCTCGGGCCAAAGGCAAAGAAGCTCGGCATTGTAAGTGAAGAAGATGTTTTTAAAGCGATATCATGA
- a CDS encoding putative toxin-antitoxin system toxin component, PIN family, protein MIAVFDTNVLIAAIISEGICSKLLYRARVREFSLVSCPFIIKELRRILSKKFKLSIEETALAIDPISEAIDEILEHNIKVSNICRDTDDDNVLACALAAKADYLVTGDADLLVIKSYKGIKIITPRDFEALFE, encoded by the coding sequence ATGATCGCCGTATTTGATACCAACGTACTTATTGCCGCGATTATCAGCGAAGGAATTTGTTCAAAGTTATTGTATAGAGCCCGCGTCAGAGAATTTTCTCTCGTCTCATGCCCCTTTATTATTAAGGAACTCCGGCGCATCCTCTCCAAGAAATTCAAACTTTCCATTGAAGAAACAGCATTGGCTATAGACCCGATAAGTGAAGCGATTGATGAGATCCTTGAGCACAACATCAAGGTCTCAAATATTTGCAGGGATACTGACGATGATAATGTCCTCGCCTGCGCACTCGCGGCAAAAGCAGATTACCTTGTGACCGGGGACGCTGATCTGCTTGTGATAAAGAGTTACAAGGGTATTAAGATCATAACTCCGAGGGATTTTGAGGCGTTGTTTGAGTGA
- a CDS encoding helicase associated domain-containing protein has product MRFKEQTSNPNAPISYQTPDGYKLGSWQGWQRKNYRKGKLDSERIKKLEDIGFIWGKHDTAFEEGFQETLRFKEQTSNPNAPVSYQTPDGYKLGSWQGWQRKNYRKGKLDIENIKRLEDIGFIWNKLDELFNRGLQETLKYKEQTGDANAPQSYKTPDGFNLGSWQGTQKHNFKNSKLNAKRIKRLKEIGFKWVLLEDTFEKGFQETLRYKEQTGDANAPVCYQTPDGFILGDWQSKQRQNYKNGKLDTERIKRLEEIGFKRNLYEGLFEKGFQETLKYREETGNPNAPVNFTTLEKYNLGNWQSKQRKDFKNGKLYIEKIKCLEEIGFQWVRIVATFEKGIQETLKYKQQTGDSNAPFEYTTPDGYNLGSWQSRQRQYYKKGKLSHERKKRLDQIGVKWDLLEESFEKGFQETLRYKEQIGDANATWNYKTSDGFKLESWQYIQRRNYKNGKLDSERIKRLEGIGFKWKKKKSP; this is encoded by the coding sequence TTGAGATTCAAAGAACAGACAAGCAATCCCAATGCTCCTATTAGTTATCAAACACCAGATGGATATAAACTTGGAAGTTGGCAAGGTTGGCAAAGAAAAAACTACAGAAAAGGCAAGTTGGATTCTGAGAGGATAAAGAAGCTTGAGGATATTGGGTTTATATGGGGTAAACATGATACTGCCTTTGAGGAGGGTTTCCAAGAGACATTGAGATTCAAAGAACAGACAAGCAATCCCAATGCTCCTGTTAGTTATCAAACACCCGATGGATATAAACTTGGAAGTTGGCAAGGTTGGCAAAGAAAAAACTACAGAAAAGGCAAGTTGGATATTGAGAATATAAAACGGCTTGAGGATATTGGGTTTATATGGAATAAACTTGATGAATTATTTAATAGAGGCCTGCAAGAGACATTAAAATATAAAGAGCAAACAGGTGATGCCAATGCTCCTCAAAGTTACAAAACACCCGATGGATTTAACCTTGGAAGTTGGCAAGGCACACAAAAACATAACTTTAAGAATAGTAAACTGAACGCTAAGAGGATAAAAAGGCTTAAAGAGATTGGGTTTAAGTGGGTGCTATTAGAAGATACCTTCGAAAAAGGATTTCAAGAGACATTGAGATACAAGGAACAAACAGGTGATGCCAATGCCCCTGTTTGTTATCAAACACCCGATGGATTTATCCTTGGAGACTGGCAAAGCAAGCAAAGACAAAATTACAAGAATGGCAAGCTGGATACTGAGAGGATAAAAAGGCTTGAGGAGATTGGGTTTAAGAGAAATTTATATGAAGGACTTTTTGAAAAAGGTTTTCAGGAGACATTGAAATATAGGGAAGAAACAGGCAATCCCAATGCTCCTGTAAACTTCACGACACTTGAAAAATATAACCTTGGAAACTGGCAATCTAAACAAAGAAAAGACTTCAAGAATGGCAAACTTTATATTGAAAAGATAAAATGTCTTGAAGAAATCGGATTCCAATGGGTGCGAATAGTAGCCACCTTTGAAAAAGGAATTCAGGAAACCCTGAAATATAAGCAGCAGACGGGCGACAGTAATGCCCCTTTTGAATACACGACACCCGATGGATATAACCTCGGAAGCTGGCAAAGCCGTCAAAGGCAGTATTATAAAAAAGGCAAACTGTCACATGAGAGGAAAAAAAGGCTTGATCAGATTGGAGTTAAATGGGATTTATTAGAAGAATCCTTTGAAAAAGGTTTTCAAGAGACATTGAGATACAAAGAACAGATAGGTGATGCCAATGCTACTTGGAACTACAAAACATCCGATGGATTCAAACTCGAATCTTGGCAATATATTCAGAGAAGAAATTACAAGAACGGTAAGCTGGATTCTGAGAGGATAAAGCGGCTTGAGGGGATTGGGTTTAAGTGGAAGAAAAAAAAGAGTCCTTAA
- a CDS encoding DEAD/DEAH box helicase family protein: protein MKMLLKLLDGVSSWAELESRISNLPTENERGEAFEEFCKPFFLLEPTYQFNEVFRHNEISPSLRSRLGYPGIQDIGIDGLAVTIDGKLFAYQAKFRKNPDNTPTLRELSTFFTMSDKADWRITITNAKKLPSAINDRTRNSRVLIDRLDSLAPDFFERLRAYLKEQSVPPQEKKTPNMTQQEAIDKASDYFKDNKRGQLILPCGTGKTLVSMWIAEKLGGEHILVLLPSLSLMSQTLREWAENSSIKPFRYLCLCSDTTVDLGNDSPVEHLYEMDIPVTTDVETVKEYLTTKTATVSILFSTYQSSKVLSEAAIKAGIIFDIAIFDEAHRTTGSKAGVWNTALDDAKVPVRQRIFMTATPRIYAPHITKKAKENDVLICSMDDTSVYGKPFYELTFGEAIARGHITDYKIVVICVTDSEVRETIRQSGRVVTDDGQEWDAKALAKRIALVKGINAYGLKKIFTFHSRVKGARDFTDTKIPYDIDRIFNMLSPDIKNDASGFFHVNVTMSTGERNSYMREFKKAALGIMSNARCLNEGVDVPAVDTVAFIDPKKSLIDIVQATGRAMRNAEWKKTGYVFIPVVVEDTQDPEKFIESSDFNAVWQVLQAMMDQDQRLESMVSNLRVMQGKGEEDTQAWKDAMAEYSEKVEVFNLPTRINQARFINTLQTRTLEVIGKQWDFWYGLTIKYKEDFGDANSTSKYITSEGDKEA from the coding sequence TTGAAAATGCTATTAAAGCTGCTGGATGGTGTTTCATCGTGGGCTGAACTTGAGTCCCGTATCTCAAATCTGCCCACTGAAAATGAGAGAGGAGAGGCGTTTGAGGAGTTCTGTAAACCGTTCTTTCTTCTGGAGCCCACGTATCAGTTCAATGAGGTCTTTCGTCATAATGAGATTTCGCCTTCTTTACGCAGCCGACTTGGATACCCGGGAATTCAGGACATCGGGATAGACGGCCTGGCAGTAACGATAGATGGAAAGCTTTTCGCGTATCAGGCGAAGTTCAGAAAGAATCCCGATAATACTCCCACACTCAGGGAACTCTCCACATTCTTTACGATGTCAGACAAGGCTGACTGGCGCATCACAATAACAAACGCTAAAAAACTTCCTTCCGCCATAAATGACAGGACTCGAAACAGCCGTGTGCTTATTGACCGTCTTGACAGCCTTGCTCCTGATTTCTTTGAGCGTCTCAGGGCATATCTGAAGGAACAGTCTGTCCCGCCGCAGGAGAAGAAGACTCCTAACATGACCCAGCAGGAAGCCATAGATAAAGCATCAGACTATTTTAAGGATAACAAAAGAGGGCAACTGATACTGCCGTGCGGAACAGGTAAAACACTCGTCTCCATGTGGATCGCTGAGAAGCTTGGCGGTGAACATATACTTGTGCTGTTGCCAAGTCTTTCCCTCATGAGTCAGACATTAAGAGAATGGGCTGAAAATTCTTCCATCAAACCATTTCGTTACTTGTGCCTGTGCAGTGATACAACAGTTGATCTGGGGAATGACTCACCTGTTGAGCATCTTTATGAAATGGATATTCCTGTTACAACCGATGTTGAAACAGTGAAGGAGTATCTCACAACCAAAACTGCAACAGTCTCAATCCTCTTCTCGACATACCAGTCAAGCAAAGTTCTTTCAGAGGCAGCTATCAAAGCAGGGATAATTTTTGATATTGCTATCTTTGATGAGGCGCACAGGACGACAGGGTCTAAAGCAGGAGTATGGAATACCGCGCTTGATGATGCAAAAGTTCCTGTCAGGCAAAGGATCTTCATGACCGCTACTCCAAGAATCTATGCCCCTCATATCACAAAGAAAGCAAAAGAGAACGATGTGCTGATATGCAGCATGGATGACACTTCTGTTTACGGAAAACCGTTCTATGAACTGACCTTTGGCGAAGCCATTGCAAGAGGGCATATCACGGATTACAAGATCGTTGTTATCTGCGTTACTGATTCAGAGGTGAGAGAGACCATACGGCAGTCCGGAAGGGTTGTCACAGATGATGGTCAAGAGTGGGATGCCAAAGCCCTTGCAAAGCGCATCGCCCTTGTTAAAGGAATAAACGCGTATGGACTTAAGAAGATATTCACATTCCATAGCAGAGTAAAAGGGGCCAGAGATTTTACAGATACGAAGATACCATACGACATTGACCGGATATTCAATATGCTCAGTCCTGATATTAAAAACGATGCGTCAGGATTCTTTCATGTAAACGTCACAATGTCAACGGGTGAGAGAAACAGTTATATGAGGGAGTTTAAAAAGGCGGCACTTGGGATAATGAGCAACGCCAGATGCCTGAACGAGGGAGTGGATGTCCCTGCGGTAGATACTGTCGCGTTCATAGACCCCAAGAAAAGTCTCATTGACATAGTGCAGGCAACAGGAAGGGCGATGAGGAATGCAGAGTGGAAGAAGACCGGCTATGTCTTCATACCTGTTGTTGTAGAAGATACCCAAGACCCTGAAAAGTTTATAGAGAGTTCGGATTTCAATGCAGTCTGGCAGGTTCTTCAGGCGATGATGGATCAGGATCAGAGGCTTGAGAGTATGGTCTCAAATTTAAGAGTTATGCAGGGGAAGGGAGAAGAAGACACACAGGCATGGAAAGATGCTATGGCTGAGTATAGCGAAAAGGTTGAAGTTTTCAACCTTCCTACCAGAATTAACCAGGCACGGTTTATCAATACGCTTCAGACAAGAACCTTAGAGGTGATAGGTAAACAATGGGATTTCTGGTATGGGTTAACGATTAAATATAAAGAAGATTTTGGTGATGCCAATTCTACTAGTAAATACATAACCTCCGAAGGAGATAAAGAAGCTTGA
- a CDS encoding RrF2 family transcriptional regulator produces the protein MLRLSTKVQYGVRAMFEIARDYKTGPITIREISKRQDVSISYLEQLLNQLRKGGLITSQKGPGGGYTLSRKPEEINIGEILNILEGPIAITQCLDTTDTSDCGRVDGCVARLLWKSLGEKISGFLTTITLKDLLKEEAKLEG, from the coding sequence ATGTTAAGGCTTTCTACAAAAGTACAATACGGCGTAAGGGCGATGTTCGAGATCGCGAGGGATTATAAGACCGGCCCTATCACCATCAGGGAGATCTCAAAAAGGCAGGACGTCTCAATATCGTATCTGGAGCAGCTTTTAAATCAGCTCCGTAAAGGCGGTTTGATCACAAGCCAGAAAGGCCCGGGCGGAGGCTACACGCTCTCAAGAAAACCGGAGGAGATCAATATAGGCGAGATACTGAATATTCTTGAAGGGCCGATCGCGATAACTCAATGCCTTGATACGACGGACACATCAGACTGCGGCCGTGTGGACGGCTGTGTTGCAAGGCTGCTCTGGAAGTCACTTGGCGAAAAGATATCAGGATTTCTCACAACGATCACTCTGAAAGACCTTTTAAAAGAAGAAGCAAAGCTTGAAGGATAA
- a CDS encoding sulfurtransferase TusA family protein, with amino-acid sequence MDTRDNLKFLTKPLHADATTDIIYMMCPIHLLTIAQKIKEIKVGQTLAVLTDYEGALEDIPAWCGTTGNDFLGVMEEPDHFKFFIRKLKESS; translated from the coding sequence ATGGATACAAGAGATAATCTGAAATTCCTAACTAAACCGTTGCACGCGGATGCAACCACTGACATAATATATATGATGTGCCCTATTCATCTTCTTACGATAGCGCAGAAGATCAAGGAGATAAAGGTCGGCCAGACGCTTGCGGTGCTGACTGACTATGAAGGCGCGCTTGAGGACATACCGGCATGGTGCGGCACAACAGGCAATGATTTTTTAGGAGTGATGGAAGAACCTGACCACTTTAAATTCTTTATCAGAAAGCTTAAGGAGTCATCATGA
- a CDS encoding cysteine desulfurase codes for MKNIYMDYAATNPLHPEVLDAMMPYFKEDFANPLSVYEPAVKAKEAIENARQQVASLINAKPNEIIFTSSGAESNNFAIKGAALANQKKGKHIITTKIEHHSITNSARFMERSDFTVTYLPVDKYGIVSPESVEKAIMDETILISINHANSEIGTIEPIAEIAKIAKSKNIIFHTDAVASTGNIPVDVRELNVDLLSLSAHQFYGPKGASALYLKEGTRIMPLIYGGIQEGGRRAGTENVPAIVGMGKAAEMARENLTARIAHNIKLRDKIIRDVSSIEKVHLTGPIENRLPGHASFVVEYIEGEAMLLLLAANGIYAASGSACTSKALKASPVLTSIGIPSHMAHGSVVFTIGQEITEDDVDYFTDKFKTIIKRLREMSPIAQ; via the coding sequence ATGAAAAATATCTATATGGATTACGCAGCAACAAACCCTCTTCATCCTGAAGTGCTGGATGCGATGATGCCGTATTTCAAAGAGGATTTTGCAAATCCGTTAAGCGTGTATGAACCGGCTGTAAAGGCAAAAGAAGCGATAGAGAATGCGAGGCAGCAGGTCGCTTCGCTCATAAACGCAAAACCGAATGAGATCATCTTTACATCAAGCGGGGCTGAGTCCAATAACTTTGCAATCAAGGGCGCTGCCCTTGCGAACCAGAAGAAGGGCAAGCACATAATCACAACAAAGATCGAGCATCACTCTATCACAAATTCCGCGCGCTTCATGGAGAGGTCGGATTTTACCGTGACATATCTTCCTGTAGACAAATACGGGATCGTCTCCCCTGAATCTGTTGAAAAAGCGATAATGGATGAAACGATCCTGATATCCATAAATCATGCCAACTCTGAGATAGGAACCATTGAGCCGATCGCAGAGATCGCAAAGATAGCAAAGAGTAAAAATATAATTTTCCACACGGACGCGGTTGCATCAACGGGTAATATACCGGTTGATGTCAGGGAGTTGAATGTTGACCTTTTATCGCTCTCCGCGCATCAGTTTTACGGCCCAAAAGGCGCTTCAGCACTTTACCTGAAAGAAGGCACAAGGATAATGCCGCTCATATACGGCGGAATACAGGAAGGCGGAAGGCGCGCAGGCACTGAGAATGTCCCGGCGATAGTCGGCATGGGTAAAGCAGCAGAGATGGCAAGAGAGAACCTCACTGCCCGAATTGCACATAACATTAAATTACGAGACAAAATAATAAGAGATGTTTCATCAATAGAGAAGGTTCACCTTACTGGCCCTATTGAAAATAGGCTTCCGGGACACGCAAGCTTTGTTGTTGAATACATTGAAGGCGAGGCCATGCTTCTGCTTCTTGCTGCCAACGGAATCTATGCCGCGAGCGGTTCAGCCTGCACATCAAAGGCGCTTAAGGCATCTCCTGTCCTGACATCCATCGGCATACCTTCGCACATGGCGCACGGCTCCGTGGTATTCACAATAGGCCAGGAGATAACTGAAGATGATGTTGACTACTTTACTGATAAATTCAAAACTATCATAAAGAGATTAAGAGAGATGTCTCCTATCGCGCAGTGA
- the nifU gene encoding Fe-S cluster assembly scaffold protein NifU, whose product MYSKEVMDHFTNPRNVGEIPDADGVGEEGNPTCGDMMKIFIKVEGDKIVDAKFKTFGCGAAIAVSSMITEMVKGKTLDEALAISKEKVAEELGGLPAQKMHCSNLGSDALRKAIEDYRSRK is encoded by the coding sequence ATGTACAGCAAAGAGGTAATGGACCATTTTACAAACCCGAGGAATGTAGGCGAGATACCGGATGCGGACGGCGTAGGCGAAGAGGGAAACCCTACATGCGGCGACATGATGAAGATATTTATAAAGGTCGAGGGCGATAAGATAGTTGATGCCAAGTTTAAGACCTTCGGATGCGGGGCTGCTATCGCGGTATCAAGCATGATAACTGAGATGGTCAAGGGCAAGACGCTTGATGAGGCACTGGCGATATCAAAAGAAAAAGTGGCTGAAGAGCTCGGCGGACTGCCGGCTCAGAAGATGCATTGCTCAAACCTGGGCTCTGACGCACTGAGAAAGGCGATAGAAGATTACAGAAGCAGGAAATAA